In the genome of Synergistaceae bacterium, one region contains:
- a CDS encoding GspE/PulE family protein has product MSVAMNEPAAATASDAINDSRTAPATGEKSPALPEAKEIAELLPESMGLDVLRSAKIVPLRVEDGVLIVGATSVEAFSKAQMLGTAMGLPVDLELYPDRDISELLRRLYDIRSVAADEAAKNMEGIEDIDDLNREDVLSDSVDVPVIRLVNGLFVDALKQRATDIHVEPYEDEVLIRFRIDGVLQDRLRLPRTHQAPLTSRIKVMSRMDIAEHMAPQDGRIGITLADHAVDIRVGLVPTQYGERIAMRMLDKGHGLLTLEDLGMEKAEREVMDGLIYRPHGMILFTGPTGSGKTTSLYAILQALARPEVNIITVEDPVEYALPGVAQIQVNEKAGVTFASALRSILRQDPDIVMIGEMRDFETAHIGVQASLTGHLVLSTLHTNDSIGAVIRLVDMGIEPYLAASCIIGTVAQRLARRLCPHCRRETSVPAVMARQGVKTAWEPAGCPRCNGTGYHGRLGLYEQFVIDEEIQEAIAAGAQASKLREIARKRSFKTLWEIGLDAVAAGKTSPDELIRVAGEE; this is encoded by the coding sequence ATGAGCGTTGCAATGAATGAACCTGCCGCCGCGACTGCCTCCGATGCCATAAACGATTCCCGGACCGCGCCGGCCACCGGCGAGAAAAGCCCCGCGCTGCCCGAGGCCAAAGAAATTGCGGAACTGCTTCCCGAAAGCATGGGGCTCGACGTTCTGCGCAGCGCCAAAATCGTGCCCCTTCGCGTGGAGGACGGCGTCCTGATCGTCGGCGCGACGTCCGTCGAGGCGTTCTCCAAAGCCCAGATGCTGGGAACGGCCATGGGTTTGCCCGTGGATCTGGAGCTGTACCCCGACCGGGACATCTCGGAGCTGCTGCGCCGGCTCTACGACATCCGAAGCGTGGCGGCGGACGAAGCGGCCAAAAATATGGAGGGCATCGAGGACATCGACGATCTGAACCGGGAGGACGTTTTGAGCGACTCCGTGGACGTCCCCGTCATCCGTCTTGTGAACGGCCTTTTTGTGGACGCCCTGAAGCAGAGGGCCACGGACATTCACGTGGAGCCCTACGAGGACGAGGTGCTGATCCGCTTCCGCATCGACGGAGTTCTCCAGGACCGTCTGCGTCTCCCAAGAACCCACCAGGCCCCCCTCACCAGCCGCATCAAGGTCATGTCGCGAATGGACATCGCCGAGCACATGGCCCCCCAGGACGGACGAATCGGCATCACTCTGGCGGACCACGCCGTGGACATCCGCGTGGGCCTCGTTCCGACCCAGTACGGAGAGCGGATAGCCATGCGTATGCTGGACAAGGGGCACGGGCTCCTGACTCTGGAGGACCTGGGCATGGAGAAGGCGGAACGGGAGGTCATGGACGGACTGATCTACCGCCCCCACGGCATGATCCTTTTCACGGGTCCCACGGGATCGGGGAAAACCACCAGCCTCTACGCCATTCTTCAGGCGCTGGCCCGACCGGAAGTCAACATCATCACGGTGGAGGACCCCGTGGAGTACGCACTTCCCGGCGTCGCCCAGATTCAGGTGAACGAGAAGGCCGGCGTGACCTTCGCTTCGGCCCTGCGCTCCATCCTGCGTCAGGACCCGGACATCGTCATGATCGGAGAAATGCGGGACTTCGAAACGGCCCACATCGGCGTACAGGCGTCCCTGACCGGACATCTGGTTCTTTCGACCCTGCACACCAACGACTCCATAGGGGCGGTCATCCGTCTGGTGGACATGGGCATCGAGCCCTACCTGGCGGCGAGCTGTATCATCGGAACCGTCGCTCAGCGCCTGGCCCGGCGTCTGTGCCCTCACTGCCGCAGAGAAACCTCCGTTCCCGCGGTCATGGCCCGGCAGGGCGTCAAAACGGCCTGGGAACCCGCGGGCTGCCCCCGGTGCAACGGAACGGGATACCACGGACGTCTGGGACTTTACGAACAGTTTGTAATCGACGAGGAAATCCAGGAGGCCATCGCCGCCGGCGCTCAGGCCTCGAAACTCCGGGAAATCGCCCGAAAGCGCAGCTTCAAGACCCTCTGGGAAATCGGGCTCGACGCCGTGGCGGCCGGAAAGACCTCTCCCGACGAGCTGATTCGAGTGGCCGGAGAGGAGTAG
- a CDS encoding type II secretion system F family protein, protein MPSFNYSGYDSRGKQTKGTLEASSSAQAVERLTERGVVVVEISQAEEKAVRYDRKRPLSLDVHIMFCRSLASYLKSGLPLADALKILGRQSRDRRIAAAFDGVLRDVVGGKKFHTALAESGAFLESLWRVVESGEQSGSLIAVLEQSAAQFRMEASLKRRIKSAMTYPVVMIVVGVGVVAFLLTFVVPKLAAMFQDLGQTLPLPTRLLLALSSFLNSFGLPILIAILVFWLIQKRRGKKFSLPFMKGIRERLTLALIMSHLATLLKSGIPLVQGLRMASSMDVRPQKWLNIADLVKAGHRFDKALEKEGFDEDVVYVVRVGEMGGDLTEALTNVGQNNWEIAQAQMERLATLMEPAMVLILGFAVGFIVLAILLPILNLSGMVK, encoded by the coding sequence GTGCCTTCTTTTAACTATTCAGGATACGACAGCCGGGGGAAGCAGACAAAGGGAACCCTGGAGGCCTCCTCTTCCGCTCAGGCCGTGGAGCGTCTGACGGAGCGGGGCGTGGTGGTGGTCGAAATCTCTCAGGCAGAGGAAAAAGCGGTTCGCTACGACAGAAAACGCCCTTTGTCCCTTGACGTTCACATCATGTTCTGCCGTTCTCTGGCCTCCTACCTGAAATCGGGGCTTCCTCTGGCCGACGCCCTCAAAATTCTGGGCCGTCAGAGCCGGGACAGGCGCATCGCCGCGGCGTTCGACGGCGTGCTTCGAGACGTGGTGGGAGGGAAAAAATTCCACACCGCCCTGGCGGAAAGCGGGGCCTTCCTCGAAAGCCTGTGGCGGGTGGTGGAGTCGGGGGAGCAAAGCGGCTCTCTCATCGCCGTTCTGGAGCAGTCCGCCGCCCAGTTCCGCATGGAGGCGTCCCTGAAGCGCAGGATCAAAAGCGCCATGACCTACCCCGTCGTCATGATCGTGGTGGGTGTGGGAGTCGTGGCTTTCCTCCTGACCTTCGTCGTGCCGAAACTGGCCGCGATGTTTCAGGATCTGGGGCAGACTCTGCCTCTTCCCACCCGGCTTCTGCTGGCGCTTTCGAGCTTCCTCAACAGCTTCGGACTGCCCATCCTGATCGCGATTCTCGTTTTCTGGCTGATCCAGAAACGCCGCGGCAAAAAATTCTCGCTGCCCTTCATGAAGGGAATCCGCGAACGTCTGACCCTGGCTTTGATCATGTCCCACCTGGCCACGCTTCTGAAATCCGGCATTCCCCTGGTGCAGGGGCTGCGCATGGCCTCCTCCATGGACGTCCGCCCCCAAAAATGGCTGAACATCGCCGACCTGGTCAAAGCGGGGCATCGCTTCGACAAAGCCCTGGAAAAAGAGGGCTTCGACGAAGATGTGGTCTACGTGGTTCGGGTGGGCGAAATGGGAGGAGACCTGACGGAAGCCCTCACCAACGTGGGGCAGAACAACTGGGAGATCGCCCAGGCCCAGATGGAACGTCTCGCAACTTTGATGGAACCCGCAATGGTACTGATTCTCGGTTTTGCGGTCGGTTTTATCGTTCTGGCGATACTTTTGCCGATTCTGAATCTCTCCGGCATGGTAAAGTAA
- the gspG gene encoding type II secretion system major pseudopilin GspG encodes MQKNVGERRGVSFDSENIKPQRRRKAFTLIEIMVVVVILGILATVATVQVVARLEEARRTTTKAQIEAFVTALDMYRLHNGVYPTTQQGLDALVKKPVTSPIPKRYPEEPYMKNIPDDPWGNPYIYRCPGERGAYDIISTGPDGEEGGEGRNADINNHDPL; translated from the coding sequence ATGCAAAAAAACGTCGGTGAACGACGCGGAGTTTCCTTCGATTCCGAAAACATCAAACCCCAAAGACGCAGAAAGGCGTTCACTCTGATCGAAATCATGGTCGTGGTGGTGATTTTGGGTATTCTGGCCACGGTCGCCACCGTTCAGGTCGTAGCCCGTCTGGAAGAAGCGCGCCGCACCACGACGAAGGCCCAGATCGAGGCGTTCGTCACGGCCCTTGACATGTACCGTCTGCACAACGGCGTCTACCCCACGACCCAGCAGGGCCTCGACGCTCTGGTGAAAAAGCCCGTCACGTCCCCCATCCCCAAACGCTACCCGGAGGAACCCTACATGAAAAATATCCCCGACGACCCCTGGGGCAACCCCTACATCTACCGCTGCCCCGGCGAGCGCGGCGCCTACGACATCATCTCCACAGGGCCCGACGGCGAAGAGGGCGGCGAGGGCAGAAACGCGGACATCAACAACCACGACCCGCTGTAA
- a CDS encoding type II secretion system GspH family protein yields the protein MRFSRRRGFTLIELTIVMVIIALAAVMVMPKGFLSFESPMRGLQRTVMELSDLALDGVSVRMRLDASERDERGPVVIEGFMQVEDPFDPTRRTLEWKPLTTRYPLAGNGWRLEPPVIYFFRDGTCTPARIMRADRNTRLSEGESALLTVTGYLFEETGRQSRL from the coding sequence ATGCGATTTTCCCGACGGCGGGGTTTCACTCTGATCGAGCTCACGATCGTGATGGTCATCATCGCTCTGGCGGCGGTCATGGTCATGCCGAAGGGGTTTCTTTCCTTCGAGTCCCCCATGCGCGGTCTGCAGCGGACGGTGATGGAGCTGTCCGACCTGGCCCTCGACGGCGTCAGCGTGCGAATGAGGCTCGATGCTTCCGAAAGAGACGAGAGAGGCCCTGTCGTTATCGAAGGCTTCATGCAGGTCGAAGATCCTTTCGACCCCACAAGGCGCACTCTGGAGTGGAAACCACTGACGACGCGCTATCCGCTGGCGGGGAACGGCTGGCGTCTGGAGCCGCCTGTCATCTATTTTTTCAGGGACGGAACCTGTACGCCGGCACGCATCATGCGGGCGGATCGGAATACCCGCCTCTCGGAGGGAGAATCCGCGCTGCTGACCGTAACGGGCTATCTCTTCGAGGAAACCGGCCGGCAGAGTCGACTGTAA